One genomic segment of Vulgatibacter sp. includes these proteins:
- the trpB gene encoding tryptophan synthase subunit beta: protein MHVENVEKRQQSEKGWFGEFGGSFVPPELQAVLDHLAAAFERYSADPEFDAEFRAYLKDFVGRPSPITFAENLTRELGGARIYLKREDLNHTGAHKINNVLGQILLARRMGAKRIIAETGAGQHGVATATACAMFDMDCTIYMGAEDTRRQALNVFRMELLGAKVVPVAKGQGRLKDAVDEALGDLVANYENTFYLLGSAVGPHPFPTMVKYFQSVISEESKQQMLDTVGRLPDAVIACAGGGSNAIGAFAHYIDEPSVRLVGVEPDQAPTLTHGVPAVIHGFRCLVLLDEQGNPKPTWSIAAGLDYPGIGPEHSHLKVSGRAEYHTVTNEEVLQAFQILSKREGIIPALESAHAVAYALELAPTLPKDAVLLINLSGRGDKDVEQVFKMLKK, encoded by the coding sequence ATGCACGTCGAGAACGTGGAGAAGAGGCAGCAGTCCGAGAAGGGGTGGTTCGGAGAGTTCGGGGGGAGCTTCGTTCCGCCGGAATTGCAGGCGGTCCTCGATCACCTCGCCGCGGCGTTCGAGAGGTACAGCGCCGACCCCGAGTTCGATGCGGAGTTCCGTGCATATCTGAAGGATTTCGTGGGCAGGCCCAGCCCGATCACCTTCGCGGAGAACCTCACCCGCGAGCTGGGCGGCGCGCGCATCTACCTGAAGCGCGAGGACCTCAACCACACCGGCGCCCACAAGATCAACAACGTGCTCGGCCAGATCCTCCTCGCGCGCCGCATGGGCGCGAAGCGGATCATCGCCGAGACCGGCGCCGGCCAGCACGGCGTCGCCACCGCGACCGCCTGTGCCATGTTCGACATGGACTGCACCATCTACATGGGCGCCGAGGACACCAGGCGCCAGGCGCTCAACGTCTTCCGGATGGAGCTGCTCGGCGCGAAGGTGGTGCCGGTCGCCAAGGGACAGGGCCGCCTCAAGGACGCGGTGGACGAGGCGCTGGGCGATCTCGTCGCCAACTACGAGAACACCTTCTACCTGCTCGGCTCGGCGGTAGGGCCGCACCCCTTCCCGACGATGGTGAAGTACTTCCAGTCGGTGATCAGCGAGGAGTCGAAGCAGCAGATGCTCGACACGGTGGGCCGCCTCCCCGACGCGGTGATCGCCTGTGCCGGCGGCGGCAGCAACGCCATCGGCGCCTTCGCCCACTACATCGACGAGCCGTCGGTGCGCCTCGTGGGCGTCGAACCCGACCAGGCGCCGACGCTCACCCACGGCGTCCCCGCGGTGATCCACGGCTTCCGCTGCCTCGTGCTCCTCGACGAGCAGGGCAACCCGAAGCCGACCTGGTCGATCGCGGCGGGCCTCGACTACCCGGGCATCGGGCCCGAGCACAGCCACCTCAAGGTGAGCGGCAGGGCCGAGTACCACACGGTGACCAACGAGGAGGTCCTCCAGGCCTTCCAGATCCTCTCGAAGCGAGAAGGGATCATCCCGGCGCTGGAAAGCGCGCACGCGGTGGCCTACGCGCTCGAGCTCGCTCCGACCCTGCCGAAGGATGCGGTGCTCCTGATCAACCTCTCGGGGCGCGGTGACAAGGACGTCGAGCAGGTCTTCAAGATGCTGAAGAAGTAG
- a CDS encoding PKD domain-containing protein: protein MRRCLPLLALLLATACGGGSDETRGGPDVVDGNARPVADAGADLQVLVGEQVVLNGSGSEDREGSVLGYAWSFAGVPEGSTVRFTDGDDRIVNPRFLPDVPGSYVIRLVVDDGVLESKADSVTVVAAALPPDVDAGSDQLAVIGGTVRLDGSASVDPAGGALAWTWRFTEVPEGAAATLEGAATATPSFVPDRAGRWLLELTATTADGGSAADVVAVESYARGTEGRVTPFAWDLVDAEYDRAHDKLVAVSAAPNLLHVIDPSTLEEASLALPKAPLSVSIAPGGATAAVGHDGSLSIVRLAPLALEATHDLAARADEIVLAANGWAYVFPGLGEPDGAWAVELSSGTVHEADGWSIDSGTIARLHPDGLRIYGAENGLSPADIERYGIAEGVLTREYDSPYHGDYPMCGDLWLSEDGARILTACGNVFHASNTRAEDMTYAGSMSVKPLRSADDSLAAGRIATLPVTGGRNQLPNEAVELFDRISLEHAATRPLPPFPGEGRSWSATGRFVFFDAAGGAVLVLVQAEAGSALAADDGIVRFSLGE, encoded by the coding sequence ATGCGCCGCTGCCTTCCGCTCCTCGCCCTTCTGCTCGCTACCGCCTGCGGCGGCGGGTCCGACGAAACGCGCGGCGGCCCGGACGTGGTGGACGGCAACGCCCGGCCCGTGGCCGACGCCGGCGCCGACCTCCAGGTGCTGGTGGGCGAGCAGGTGGTGCTCAACGGCAGCGGCAGCGAGGATCGGGAAGGCTCCGTCCTCGGCTACGCCTGGTCCTTCGCCGGCGTCCCCGAGGGGAGCACCGTCCGCTTCACGGACGGCGACGACCGGATCGTCAACCCGCGCTTCCTTCCCGACGTGCCGGGCAGCTACGTGATCCGCCTCGTGGTCGACGACGGCGTGCTCGAGAGCAAGGCGGACAGCGTCACCGTGGTGGCTGCGGCGCTCCCGCCCGACGTCGACGCAGGGAGCGATCAGCTCGCCGTGATCGGCGGTACGGTTCGCCTCGACGGCTCGGCGAGCGTCGATCCCGCAGGCGGCGCGCTCGCCTGGACGTGGCGCTTCACCGAGGTGCCCGAGGGCGCCGCGGCGACGCTGGAAGGCGCAGCTACCGCCACCCCCTCCTTCGTGCCCGACCGCGCGGGGCGCTGGCTGCTCGAGCTCACCGCCACCACCGCCGACGGCGGCAGCGCGGCGGACGTCGTGGCGGTGGAGAGCTACGCCCGCGGTACCGAGGGACGCGTGACGCCCTTCGCATGGGACCTGGTCGACGCCGAATACGATCGCGCCCACGACAAGCTGGTGGCGGTCTCCGCTGCACCCAATCTGCTCCACGTGATCGATCCGTCGACGCTGGAGGAGGCGAGCCTCGCGCTGCCGAAGGCGCCGCTCTCCGTCTCGATCGCCCCGGGTGGCGCCACCGCCGCGGTGGGCCACGACGGCAGCCTCTCGATCGTGCGCCTCGCGCCGCTGGCCCTCGAGGCGACCCACGACCTTGCCGCGCGCGCCGACGAGATCGTCCTCGCGGCAAACGGCTGGGCCTACGTCTTCCCGGGCCTCGGCGAGCCCGACGGCGCCTGGGCCGTGGAGCTCTCGAGCGGCACGGTGCACGAGGCGGACGGCTGGAGCATCGACTCGGGCACGATCGCGCGCCTCCACCCCGACGGCCTGCGGATCTACGGCGCCGAGAACGGCCTCAGCCCCGCGGACATCGAACGGTACGGCATCGCGGAGGGCGTGCTCACCCGCGAATACGACTCGCCCTACCACGGCGACTACCCGATGTGCGGCGACCTCTGGCTCAGCGAGGACGGCGCGCGGATCCTCACCGCCTGCGGCAACGTCTTCCACGCCTCGAATACCCGGGCCGAGGACATGACCTACGCTGGCTCGATGAGCGTGAAGCCGCTGCGATCCGCGGACGACTCCCTCGCCGCCGGCAGGATCGCGACGCTGCCGGTGACGGGCGGCCGCAACCAGCTGCCCAACGAAGCAGTGGAGCTCTTCGACCGCATCTCCCTCGAGCACGCCGCGACACGCCCGCTGCCGCCCTTTCCCGGCGAGGGGCGGAGCTGGTCCGCGACGGGGCGCTTCGTCTTCTTCGACGCGGCGGGCGGCGCGGTCCTGGTGCTGGTGCAGGCCGAGGCGGGCTCTGCGCTCGCGGCGGACGACGGGATCGTGCGCTTCTCGCTGGGCGAGTAG
- a CDS encoding AI-2E family transporter, translated as MPERKSWPSFRYIAGAAATVLLVWALAQLLGRASTPIFLFVVGVLLAFLLHYPIDFFSRLLPRPLATLLVLLLLLGAFGLVGWWFLPRLYHQAAVLVGRIPELVDRATNWWDELQRRAPFTALPGGAGEVPATIEQQLVEKTAGLVSNALPLAFGLFTGIIAAVFVLGVAFFLAFRPSLYVEGILRLVPRRHEDDVRAFVHRLFFVIRGWIVGALLSMTTVGSLTALGTWALGLDSWLFLGTIAFALEIVPYAGPILSAVPAVALALTQSPELAIYTTLLYIVIQQIEGNAVTPIIMKRAIELPPAILLLWQIAMVTAFGIVALFVAAPLLAVVMVAVDHFYVRGTLQKGDPPPRN; from the coding sequence ATGCCGGAGCGGAAGAGCTGGCCCTCGTTCCGCTACATCGCCGGCGCGGCGGCGACGGTCCTGCTGGTCTGGGCGCTGGCGCAGCTCCTCGGTAGGGCCTCGACGCCGATCTTCCTCTTCGTCGTCGGCGTGCTCCTCGCCTTCCTCCTCCACTATCCGATCGATTTCTTCTCCCGGCTGTTGCCGCGGCCGCTGGCGACGCTCCTCGTGCTGCTGTTGCTCCTCGGGGCGTTCGGCCTGGTGGGCTGGTGGTTCCTGCCCAGGCTCTACCACCAGGCGGCGGTGCTGGTCGGCCGCATCCCCGAGCTGGTCGACAGGGCGACCAATTGGTGGGACGAGCTGCAGCGCCGCGCACCCTTCACCGCGCTGCCCGGCGGCGCCGGCGAGGTGCCGGCCACCATCGAGCAGCAACTGGTCGAGAAGACCGCAGGCCTCGTCTCCAACGCGTTGCCCCTCGCCTTCGGGCTCTTCACCGGGATCATCGCCGCGGTCTTCGTGCTGGGCGTGGCCTTCTTCCTCGCCTTCCGGCCCTCCCTCTACGTGGAGGGGATCCTGCGGCTGGTGCCGCGGCGCCACGAGGACGATGTGCGCGCCTTCGTCCACCGGCTCTTCTTCGTGATCCGCGGGTGGATCGTCGGCGCGCTCCTCTCGATGACCACCGTCGGCAGCCTCACCGCGTTGGGCACCTGGGCGCTCGGCCTCGACAGCTGGCTCTTCCTCGGGACCATCGCCTTCGCTCTCGAGATCGTGCCCTATGCCGGGCCGATCCTCTCGGCGGTGCCGGCGGTGGCGCTCGCCCTCACCCAGTCGCCTGAGCTCGCGATCTACACGACGCTCCTCTACATCGTGATCCAGCAGATCGAGGGGAACGCGGTGACGCCGATCATCATGAAGCGGGCGATCGAGCTGCCGCCGGCCATCCTGCTCCTCTGGCAGATCGCGATGGTGACCGCCTTCGGGATCGTGGCGCTCTTCGTGGCGGCGCCGCTGCTCGCGGTGGTGATGGTGGCGGTGGATCACTTCTACGTGCGCGGGACGCTGCAGAAGGGCGATCCACCGCCACGCAATTAG
- a CDS encoding LysR family transcriptional regulator has translation MKTNGESPWLGDLAVFAAVAEAEGFSAAARRLGVSKAMVSTAVARLEARLGVRLFQRTTRRLSLTEAGRAALPHVQRALLAAQDAEEAAAQLRTSPRGTLRINAPMSFGLLHVVPALGDFAREYPEVRIDLVLDDRVLDLVEGGFDLAVRIGTLPDSALVAQRVGTSRNALVAHPDYLARRGTPTVPADLAGHDALLYSLASTGSDWALSRGAQTEVVRMRGPLQANSSLALRQAALQGLGIARMPLFAVGEDLASGRLRRVLADWQLPEHGIHAITTAREHLPPKTRAFVDFFRTRIGEPAYWERI, from the coding sequence ATGAAAACGAACGGTGAAAGCCCCTGGCTCGGCGACCTGGCGGTCTTCGCCGCCGTGGCGGAGGCGGAAGGCTTCTCCGCGGCCGCGCGGCGCCTCGGGGTCTCGAAGGCGATGGTGAGCACCGCCGTCGCGCGGCTCGAGGCCCGCCTCGGCGTCCGGCTCTTCCAGCGCACCACCCGCAGGCTCTCGCTCACCGAGGCGGGGCGCGCGGCGCTGCCCCACGTGCAGCGGGCGCTCCTCGCGGCGCAGGACGCGGAGGAGGCGGCGGCGCAGCTGCGGACCTCGCCCCGGGGCACGCTCCGCATCAACGCGCCGATGTCCTTCGGCCTCCTCCACGTGGTGCCGGCGCTCGGCGACTTCGCCAGGGAGTACCCGGAGGTCCGGATCGATCTCGTCCTCGACGATCGCGTGCTCGATCTGGTGGAGGGCGGCTTCGATCTGGCGGTGCGGATCGGCACGCTGCCCGACTCGGCGCTCGTCGCGCAGCGCGTGGGCACCAGCCGCAACGCCCTCGTCGCCCATCCCGACTACCTCGCCCGCCGGGGCACGCCGACCGTGCCGGCGGATCTCGCCGGCCACGACGCGCTCCTCTACTCGCTCGCCTCGACGGGGAGCGATTGGGCCCTCTCGCGTGGCGCGCAGACGGAGGTGGTGCGGATGCGCGGCCCCCTGCAGGCCAACAGCAGCCTCGCCCTGCGGCAGGCGGCGCTGCAGGGCCTGGGGATCGCGCGCATGCCGCTCTTCGCCGTGGGCGAGGATTTGGCGAGCGGGCGGCTCCGCCGCGTGCTGGCGGACTGGCAGCTGCCGGAGCACGGCATCCACGCGATCACCACCGCCCGCGAGCACCTGCCGCCGAAGACCCGCGCCTTCGTCGACTTCTTCCGCACGCGGATCGGCGAGCCTGCCTACTGGGAGCGAATCTAG
- a CDS encoding endonuclease/exonuclease/phosphatase family protein has protein sequence MGCIRLVTFNLQGLAAGWFEGREQAVIEGLRRLDPDVVLLQEASIRYGSGVDNEPRVYNQARAVGDGIGHHFCAFAPYGNPIETMSPQQGGLATVSRLPIVSVRSRRLPSGHRHDGRVALLCSVQTSFGEIELVNTHLSWRPEETETRLVQLGLVLEEVAPAPWRDGTPRAVLAGDLNAEEGEAAIALARQRLRDAWRTLHPAGPGTTWATWNGLNRHPEMGDRRLDYVFCPPEVEVRRCEVVLDEADPHWPSDHFGVLAELEWSPGADAAAPGASATSSAS, from the coding sequence GTGGGTTGCATCCGGCTGGTGACGTTCAACCTCCAGGGGCTCGCGGCGGGGTGGTTCGAGGGACGGGAGCAGGCGGTGATCGAGGGGCTGCGCCGCCTCGATCCGGACGTGGTCCTCCTCCAGGAGGCGAGCATCCGCTACGGCTCGGGAGTCGACAACGAGCCGCGGGTCTACAACCAGGCCCGCGCCGTCGGCGACGGGATCGGGCACCACTTCTGCGCCTTCGCGCCCTACGGAAATCCGATCGAGACGATGAGCCCGCAGCAGGGGGGCCTCGCGACGGTGAGCCGGCTGCCCATCGTGAGCGTGCGGAGCCGGCGCCTTCCCTCCGGCCACCGCCACGACGGGCGCGTCGCCCTGCTCTGCTCGGTGCAGACGTCCTTCGGTGAGATCGAGCTGGTGAACACCCATCTCTCGTGGCGCCCGGAGGAGACCGAGACCCGGCTGGTGCAGCTCGGCCTCGTGCTCGAGGAGGTGGCGCCGGCGCCCTGGCGCGATGGGACACCGCGGGCGGTCCTCGCCGGCGATCTCAACGCGGAGGAGGGGGAGGCTGCCATCGCGCTGGCCCGGCAGCGGCTCCGGGATGCCTGGCGGACGCTCCATCCGGCGGGCCCGGGAACGACCTGGGCGACCTGGAACGGCCTCAACCGCCATCCAGAGATGGGCGACCGCAGGCTCGACTACGTCTTCTGCCCGCCGGAGGTGGAGGTACGCCGCTGCGAGGTCGTCCTCGACGAGGCCGACCCCCACTGGCCCTCCGACCACTTCGGCGTCCTGGCGGAGCTGGAGTGGAGCCCGGGGGCGGACGCCGCCGCCCCCGGGGCGTCCGCTACTTCTTCAGCATCTTGA
- a CDS encoding cyclase family protein, with protein MLSRFLAVVLVAALPGLALAGGGAPSPAGRKVGAAKAARSPWGPNDEIGRLNLMTEASRAAILSRIAGGRVYDLGVEYHKGMPSWSLLGDPTYQIWMTHTPQGTVVDNPLELGRKMHEHVSYSGDAVLMYTHTGTHIDSLAHFGLNGETWNGFSHEEHQGDLGWKKAGAEKLPPIVARGVLIDVAAYKGVAMLPESYRILPADLQGALKKQGVALQEGDAVFIRTGRMQVIGDKEKYMANPPGIGLDAAKWLVEKQGAMLLGADNLSLETFPVETEDNWVPVHTYLEAEQGVAIMEVVDLEALARDRVYEFAFIGAALKLRGASGSPMRPIALPVRPR; from the coding sequence ATGCTTTCGCGATTTCTCGCCGTCGTTCTGGTCGCCGCCCTGCCCGGCCTCGCCCTCGCGGGAGGAGGCGCTCCCTCGCCCGCCGGGCGGAAGGTCGGCGCGGCAAAGGCCGCGCGCAGCCCCTGGGGTCCGAACGACGAGATCGGCCGCCTCAACCTGATGACCGAGGCCTCGCGCGCAGCGATCCTCTCGCGCATCGCCGGCGGCAGGGTCTACGACCTGGGCGTCGAGTACCACAAGGGCATGCCGAGCTGGTCGCTGCTCGGCGATCCCACCTACCAGATCTGGATGACCCACACGCCGCAGGGCACCGTGGTCGACAACCCGCTGGAGCTCGGCAGGAAGATGCACGAGCACGTCTCCTATTCGGGCGACGCGGTGCTGATGTACACGCACACGGGCACGCACATCGACAGCCTCGCCCACTTCGGCCTGAACGGCGAGACGTGGAACGGCTTCTCCCACGAGGAGCACCAGGGCGATCTCGGCTGGAAGAAGGCGGGCGCGGAGAAGCTCCCGCCCATCGTCGCCCGCGGCGTGCTCATCGACGTTGCCGCCTACAAGGGCGTCGCGATGCTCCCGGAGAGCTACCGGATCCTGCCCGCCGATCTCCAGGGCGCGCTGAAGAAGCAGGGGGTCGCGCTGCAGGAGGGCGACGCGGTCTTCATCCGCACCGGCAGGATGCAGGTCATCGGCGACAAGGAGAAGTACATGGCCAACCCGCCCGGCATCGGCCTCGATGCGGCGAAGTGGCTGGTGGAGAAGCAGGGGGCGATGCTCCTCGGCGCCGACAACCTGAGCCTCGAGACCTTCCCCGTGGAGACCGAGGACAACTGGGTGCCGGTCCACACCTATCTCGAGGCCGAGCAGGGGGTGGCGATCATGGAGGTCGTCGATCTCGAGGCGCTCGCGCGGGATCGCGTCTACGAATTCGCCTTCATCGGCGCGGCGCTCAAGCTCCGTGGCGCCAGCGGCTCGCCGATGCGGCCGATCGCGCTGCCGGTTCGTCCGCGCTGA
- a CDS encoding vitamin K epoxide reductase family protein: MAVGLRAHWEDAVDLDAHPPPFDRNPSAWNQRVPIAILAAAATVIAAYMALFQVGLIDSVWDPVFGDGSEKVLESPAAKALDAVLRVPDSAFGAFGYLSEVILSLVGSTRRWQFRPWMVLLFGLDVIPLGIVSAILVVVQGVVVGSWCFPCLVTAAISLGLVFLAYDEVWACLKYLARVWRRVDGDRKKFWEVFWGRASREAWDVSLGE; this comes from the coding sequence GTGGCAGTCGGCCTTCGGGCACATTGGGAGGACGCCGTCGATCTCGACGCCCATCCGCCTCCCTTCGACCGCAACCCCTCCGCCTGGAACCAGCGCGTCCCGATCGCGATCCTGGCAGCGGCGGCTACGGTCATCGCCGCCTACATGGCGCTCTTCCAGGTGGGGCTCATCGACTCGGTCTGGGATCCGGTCTTCGGCGATGGATCGGAGAAGGTGCTCGAGTCGCCGGCGGCGAAGGCGCTCGACGCGGTGCTCCGCGTTCCGGACTCGGCCTTCGGCGCCTTCGGCTACCTGAGCGAAGTGATCCTCTCCCTCGTCGGCTCCACCAGGCGCTGGCAATTCCGGCCGTGGATGGTGCTCCTCTTCGGCCTCGACGTGATCCCGCTCGGCATCGTCTCCGCCATCCTCGTGGTGGTGCAGGGCGTGGTGGTCGGCTCGTGGTGCTTCCCCTGCCTCGTCACCGCGGCGATCTCGCTCGGCCTCGTCTTCCTCGCGTACGACGAGGTCTGGGCCTGTCTCAAATACCTGGCCCGGGTCTGGCGCCGGGTCGATGGGGACAGGAAGAAGTTCTGGGAAGTCTTCTGGGGCAGGGCGTCGCGCGAGGCGTGGGACGTCTCGCTGGGAGAGTGA
- a CDS encoding phosphatase PAP2 family protein encodes MQNHPGILQRCAALLAALVLTTSAARAEAAEQLQFSPWVDGGIAAGAAGLWLGLTSAAPDPELLGRPRSSAPGGIDGWAPTHVRGAWLDASDTILVGSLALGSVLTLADGLRDENVVAHAVIFAEALLVNGMVTDSTKQLVLRQRPYSYAEGVDDAGDLHSFFSGHTSWTATASFAAARIFDLSGDLTTWERIGLYGGATALTAGVGVARVAGGMHFPTDVLVGGLVGASIGLAVPELHRPDGWIFGGGAVPGGGVQLSLATAL; translated from the coding sequence ATGCAGAATCATCCCGGGATCCTCCAGCGATGCGCGGCGCTTCTCGCCGCGCTGGTATTGACCACGAGCGCCGCGCGGGCCGAGGCGGCGGAGCAGCTCCAATTCTCGCCCTGGGTCGACGGCGGCATCGCCGCAGGTGCAGCGGGCCTGTGGCTCGGCCTCACCAGCGCGGCGCCCGATCCCGAGCTCCTCGGCAGACCGCGCAGCAGCGCACCCGGCGGCATCGACGGCTGGGCGCCCACCCACGTCCGCGGCGCGTGGCTCGACGCCAGCGACACGATCCTGGTGGGCTCCCTCGCCCTCGGCAGCGTGCTCACCCTCGCCGACGGTCTCCGCGACGAGAACGTCGTCGCCCACGCGGTGATCTTCGCCGAGGCGCTCCTCGTGAATGGCATGGTCACAGACAGCACCAAGCAGCTCGTGCTCCGGCAGCGGCCCTACTCGTATGCGGAGGGCGTGGACGACGCGGGTGATCTCCACTCCTTCTTCTCCGGCCACACCTCGTGGACCGCCACCGCGTCGTTCGCCGCAGCGCGGATCTTCGACCTCTCCGGCGATCTCACCACCTGGGAGCGGATCGGTCTCTACGGCGGCGCCACCGCGCTCACCGCGGGGGTCGGCGTGGCGCGGGTCGCAGGCGGCATGCACTTTCCCACCGACGTGCTCGTCGGCGGCCTCGTCGGCGCCTCGATCGGCCTGGCGGTGCCCGAGCTCCACCGGCCCGACGGCTGGATCTTCGGCGGCGGCGCGGTGCCCGGCGGCGGGGTGCAGCTCTCGCTGGCGACCGCGCTCTAG
- the mgtE gene encoding magnesium transporter produces MIGKLLQAELEHLIEEGAWEQLRSEFSEIEPPDIADLLVDIPIEQALVLFRLLPRDQSAEVFSYLPFERQEELVESLTNEQVQGIFRRMSPDDRTRLLEEMPAEVTRRLIASLGPRESQQARQLLGYPEDSAGRFMTPRYVAIRPEMTAAQALAHIRANAAGKETLDVVFVVDASGKLLDDLNLSTLALANPDTQVSELEDRPMISIPATTSSEELVRTFERYDRFVIAVTDVAGNMLGIITADDVFDLAEEQATEDIQRLGGMEALDEPYRNVSVWRMVQKRGAWLSILFAGQLLTATVMERFEGALANALVLAVFIPLIISSGGNSGSQATSLIIRALALQELRLGDWFRVLRREFATSLLLGLWLGLLGLIRVEGWQWMGWADYTEYSARVAATIGVSLLGVVLWGSLVGSMLPFVLKRMGLDPATSSAPFVATLVDVTGLLIYLGAATLFLTGALL; encoded by the coding sequence ATGATCGGAAAGCTGCTGCAGGCCGAGCTCGAGCACCTGATCGAAGAGGGTGCATGGGAGCAGCTGCGCAGCGAGTTTTCCGAGATCGAGCCGCCGGACATCGCCGACCTGCTCGTCGACATCCCGATCGAGCAGGCGCTCGTCCTCTTCCGCCTGCTGCCGCGTGATCAGAGCGCCGAGGTCTTCTCCTACCTGCCCTTCGAGCGGCAGGAGGAGCTGGTCGAGTCCCTGACCAACGAGCAGGTGCAGGGGATCTTCCGGCGCATGTCGCCGGACGATCGCACCAGGCTCCTCGAGGAGATGCCGGCGGAGGTGACCCGGCGGCTCATCGCCTCGCTGGGCCCCCGCGAATCGCAGCAGGCGCGGCAGCTCCTCGGCTACCCGGAGGACTCCGCCGGCCGCTTCATGACGCCGCGCTACGTGGCGATCCGGCCGGAGATGACGGCGGCGCAGGCGCTCGCCCACATCCGGGCCAACGCCGCCGGCAAGGAGACCCTCGACGTCGTCTTCGTGGTCGACGCGTCGGGGAAGCTCCTCGACGACTTGAACCTCTCCACCCTCGCCCTCGCCAATCCGGACACGCAGGTCTCCGAGCTCGAGGACCGGCCGATGATCTCGATCCCGGCCACCACCAGCAGCGAGGAGCTGGTCCGCACCTTCGAGCGCTACGATCGCTTCGTGATCGCGGTCACGGACGTGGCCGGCAACATGCTCGGCATCATCACTGCCGACGACGTCTTCGATCTCGCCGAGGAGCAGGCCACCGAGGACATCCAGCGCCTCGGCGGCATGGAGGCCCTCGACGAGCCCTACCGCAACGTCTCCGTGTGGCGGATGGTGCAGAAGCGCGGGGCCTGGCTCTCGATCCTCTTCGCCGGGCAGCTCCTCACCGCCACGGTGATGGAGCGCTTCGAGGGGGCGCTCGCGAACGCGCTGGTGCTCGCGGTCTTCATCCCGCTCATCATCTCCAGCGGCGGCAACTCGGGCTCGCAGGCGACCTCCCTCATCATCCGCGCCCTCGCCCTGCAGGAGCTCCGCCTCGGCGACTGGTTCCGGGTGCTGCGCCGCGAATTCGCCACCTCGCTCCTCCTCGGCCTCTGGCTCGGCCTCCTCGGCCTGATCCGGGTGGAGGGCTGGCAGTGGATGGGCTGGGCCGACTACACCGAATATTCGGCGCGGGTGGCTGCCACCATCGGCGTCTCCCTGCTCGGCGTCGTGCTCTGGGGATCGCTGGTGGGCTCGATGCTCCCCTTCGTGCTCAAGCGGATGGGGCTCGATCCCGCCACCTCGTCGGCGCCCTTCGTGGCCACGCTGGTGGACGTCACCGGCCTGCTCATCTACCTCGGGGCGGCGACGCTCTTCCTCACCGGCGCGCTGCTCTGA
- a CDS encoding 5'-methylthioadenosine/adenosylhomocysteine nucleosidase, producing MAIGIMGAMEEEIAGLIEAMGPDRSTKSHGGRTYHRGSLFGREAVVVFSRWGKVAAATTATHLLVAEDVREILFTGVAGGADPGLRVGDVVVAASLVQHDMNAAPLFPRHEIPLLGRSAFATDEARTAAALAAARRFLASPPQAGAAFGIEAPRAVLGAIASGDKFFADRSELLELCGRLPGLACVEMEGAAVAQVCHEYGVPLTVIRTISDAADEGAPHDFARFVADVASRWSVGILRELLAGT from the coding sequence ATGGCGATCGGGATCATGGGTGCGATGGAGGAGGAGATCGCCGGGCTGATCGAGGCGATGGGGCCGGACCGTTCCACCAAAAGCCACGGCGGCCGCACCTACCACCGGGGCAGCCTCTTCGGCAGAGAAGCAGTGGTCGTCTTCTCCCGCTGGGGCAAGGTCGCCGCCGCCACCACCGCCACCCATCTGCTCGTCGCCGAGGACGTCCGGGAGATCCTCTTCACCGGCGTTGCGGGCGGCGCCGACCCCGGCCTGCGCGTGGGCGACGTGGTGGTGGCGGCGTCGCTGGTGCAGCACGACATGAACGCGGCGCCGCTCTTTCCCCGCCACGAGATCCCGCTGCTCGGCAGGAGCGCCTTCGCCACCGACGAGGCCCGCACCGCGGCAGCCCTCGCCGCCGCGCGCCGCTTCCTCGCCTCGCCCCCGCAGGCAGGTGCCGCCTTCGGCATCGAGGCACCGCGGGCGGTGCTGGGGGCCATCGCCAGCGGCGACAAATTCTTCGCCGACCGGTCCGAGCTGCTCGAGCTCTGCGGCAGGCTCCCGGGTCTCGCCTGCGTCGAGATGGAGGGCGCCGCTGTGGCGCAGGTCTGCCACGAATACGGCGTTCCCCTCACGGTGATCCGCACCATCTCCGACGCAGCGGACGAGGGGGCGCCCCACGACTTCGCCCGCTTCGTCGCCGACGTGGCGAGCCGCTGGTCGGTGGGGATCCTGCGGGAGCTGCTGGCCGGGACCTGA